TTCTCATCGGCCGGGGCTGGGAGCTCGACGAGGCGCGCAAGCGCACGATGCTCTTTATGACTGGGACGCTCCTGGTCTGTCTGGTCTCGGTGTCGCAGGTCGCGAGCCCGGCGCTGGCGCTGGCCCTCGTGGCGGGCATGACGTTCTGCCACGGCGGCTGGAGCAACATCACGCTGCCGGCGGAGGTGTTCCCGAAGAATGCCATCGCCACTGTTACCGGCCTCGGCGGCGCGCTCGGCTCCTGGGTGGGCGCCCTCGCGATGCTGACCACCGGCCACGCGGTGGACACCTGTGGCTTCACGCCCATTTTCATCGCCTATGCCGTGCTTAACCCGGCGGCGCTGCTGCTGGTGTATGTGCTCATCGGCAAGCTCGGTGTGGTCCGGAATATTGATTAGATCTGACGTTGCTCGGAACCAGGCCCTGCTCCCCCAGGGAGCCTCACCGTATCCTCACCACACCCTCACCGTCTCCACACCGTGGATACAGCCTTGACATCCGCGGCGGATTCCCGCGCCACCTGCCGTCATTCCAGGACTTATGCGAACTCCAGCCCAAAACCGCTGTTGTTTGCGCCCGGATTGGAGTAACCTGCTGCAAACATGTGACTTACCTCGACCAATCGGGCGCTGTTCAGGCGGGGCGTTTCAGGCCCAGCTTTCTGATCCGCGAGAGCAGCGTGGTGGGCTTGACCCCCAGAAGCTCCGCCGCGCCGCCGGCCCCTTTAATCTTCCAACCGGCCTTCTCGAGCACCACGATCAGGTTCTCGCGCTCGCGAGCCCGCAATTCCGCTTCCGTGAGAAACTCGACCCCGGCCCTTGGCGCAGGAGGCGGGTTGGATGCGGCAGGGATTGGCCTGGAATCCGTCACGGGCAAATCAAAATTCAATGGACCGCCACGGGCCAAAATGACCGCGCGCTCGATGATGTTGCGCAACTCCCGGACGTTCCCGGGCCAGTCGTAGTGCTGGAGTTTGGCGACCGCCGCCCGCGTCAGCCGGGGCTGGGGGCATCGCAACTCTCTCGCGGACAACTCGACAAAATGTTGCGCCAGGAGCGGAATGTCATCTTTTCGTTCCCGCAGGGGCGCCACTTGAATCGGGAAAACGTGCAGCCGATAATAGAGGTCCTCCCGAAAGCGGCCCGCCGCCACCGCCTTCTTCAGATCCCGATTGGTCGCCCCGATGATGCGGACATCCGCGTGCCGGGTGCGGTCGTCCCCCACGCGCTCATAGCGTTTCTCCTGCAACACCCGCAGGAGTTTGCCCTGAGTTTCCGGAGGCACCTCGCCGATCTCGTCCAGAAAAAGCGTCCCTCCCTCGGCGGTTTCAAACCGGCCCGCGCGGTCCTTGATGGCGCCGGTAAAAGCGCCCTTGACGTGGCCGAAGAACTCGCTTTCAAAGAGGTCCCTCGGGATGGAGGCGCAATTGACCCGGACGATGGGGTGGTCTTTGCGCCGGCTGCGGCGGTGGATCTCGTACGCCACCAAATCCTTCCCCGTGCCGGTTTCGCCGAGGATGAGGACCGATGCCTCAGTCGGCGCCACCAGGTCAATTTGGCTGACGATCTGTCGCAAGGCGGCGCTTTGGCCGACGAGGTTGCCGAAGGCCTTGGCCTCCACCACCTCCTCCTCCAGATAGGCGTTCTGCAGTTCGAGTTGCGCCTTGAGCCGCTCGATCTCCTCAAAGGCGCGCGCGTTGGCGATGGCGGCGCCAATATGATCGGCAAGGATCCGGCCCCAGGGACGGAATTCCTCCCGTAAATCCTCGCGCGTAAACCCGATCAGGGCGCCCAGGACCTCGCCCTTGAAAATGATCGGGGTGGCGCCGCACCCGCAAATCCGCTCCTGCCGCCACCAGTCGAAGCCGGTCATTTCATCCGGATGTTGGTCCAAGTCCCTCACCAAACGCTGTTGGCCCGTCGCCGCCGCCTCGCCCAGGAAGCCCACCCCCAAGGGCATCCGGGCGTTGAGATCGTCAAAGCGCGGAGCCTCCTGCCCGGGGCCGGCAAGGGAAACCCCTTTGCCCGCCACCAGGTGCAGGCAGCGGGTTTGGTCGGGGCACCCGGGCCGGCGCCGACAAGTGGAACAGAGGTCTCCCGGTTCGATCAGCCAAATCTGCACGCAGGCCATGTGAGGTCGCTCCACCGCGCGACGCACGATCTTCTGCAACAGTTGCTCCAGCGAGTGCTCGTGGGCGATATCCAGCAGGAACTGCGCAGCCAGATTGGGGTCGAACCGGCTATCACTCGTTGATTCCACGGCGATAAAAGCTGCCGGACAACGCCCCCTTCGTCCAATTCAAAACGGGGCCGGCTAGAGGCGCAAAAGGCTGTCTGAGTTCTCCACCGAGGATTACCGGTCCGGGGAGGACGCTGTCTCTTGGCGGTCTTGCCTAACTATTTTGGGATTGATGCACTTACGGTGGATTTGGCCCTTGCCGGGGTTTTGGGTGTAAGTGCTGCAACGACAGTGGGCTGTGTCGAAATGCCCGCGATGTCAAAACTGTACCCACGGTGTGGA
The window above is part of the Candidatus Paceibacterota bacterium genome. Proteins encoded here:
- a CDS encoding sigma 54-interacting transcriptional regulator translates to MESTSDSRFDPNLAAQFLLDIAHEHSLEQLLQKIVRRAVERPHMACVQIWLIEPGDLCSTCRRRPGCPDQTRCLHLVAGKGVSLAGPGQEAPRFDDLNARMPLGVGFLGEAAATGQQRLVRDLDQHPDEMTGFDWWRQERICGCGATPIIFKGEVLGALIGFTREDLREEFRPWGRILADHIGAAIANARAFEEIERLKAQLELQNAYLEEEVVEAKAFGNLVGQSAALRQIVSQIDLVAPTEASVLILGETGTGKDLVAYEIHRRSRRKDHPIVRVNCASIPRDLFESEFFGHVKGAFTGAIKDRAGRFETAEGGTLFLDEIGEVPPETQGKLLRVLQEKRYERVGDDRTRHADVRIIGATNRDLKKAVAAGRFREDLYYRLHVFPIQVAPLRERKDDIPLLAQHFVELSARELRCPQPRLTRAAVAKLQHYDWPGNVRELRNIIERAVILARGGPLNFDLPVTDSRPIPAASNPPPAPRAGVEFLTEAELRARERENLIVVLEKAGWKIKGAGGAAELLGVKPTTLLSRIRKLGLKRPA